The Actinomycetota bacterium DNA segment TCGGGAAGATCGGGAAGATCCTCGGACCGCGTCAGCTCATGCCGAACCCGAAGACGGGGACGGTCACCCCCGACGTCGGCAAGGCGGTGACGGAGATCAAGGGCGGGAAGGTCAACTACCGGACGGACAAGTTCGCCAACGTCCACGTGATCCTGGGCAAGGCGTCGTTCTCGCGGGAGGACCTGCTGCGCAACTTCACGGCGGTCCTCGATGAGGTCATCCGGGCCAAGCCGTCCGCTGCGAAGGGGAAGTACGTCCGCGGCATCACGATCTCGTCCACCATGGGCCCCGGGGTCCCGGTGGACCCGAACGTGACACCGCGCGACATCGTCGCGACGCAGTAGGCCCGCCGGGCCGATATACTGTCCGCTGCCGTAGACAGCAGGTCCCATCAGGGCGAAGGCTCTCCGGAGCGCCTGCCGAGGTGAAGCGCATGGCTCCCAGCCGTGTGCGGCCTCGGCCCTCGTCCGAAGTGGGACGGGGGTTTCATCATGCCGGATACATACGAGGTCAAGGTCAGGCCCGAGAAGGTCGAGGCCATCGCGAAGATCCGCGACAGTCTCGAACGGGCGGGCGCGATCGTGCTCACGGAGTACCGCGGGCTGACGGTCGGCGAGCTGGCGGAGCTCCGCACGAAGCTGGCCGAGTCCGAGGTCGAGTACCGCGTCGTCAAGAACACGCTGACGGCGCGCGCGGCTGCGGAGATAGGGATAGAGGGGCTCGACGGGCTCCTCGAGGGGCCCACCGCCGTCGCGTTCCTGTACGGGGACCCCGTCTCGGGCACGAAGGCCCTGACGACGTTCGCGGACGACCACCCCGCGCTCGTCGTCAAGGGCGGGCTGCTCGAGCGGCGGCTCATGTCGAAGGAGGAGACCCAGGCGCTCGCCAAGGTCGATCCCCTGGACGTCTCGCTCGCGAAGATCTGCGGGTCGCTCCAGTCTCCGCTGGCC contains these protein-coding regions:
- the rplJ gene encoding 50S ribosomal protein L10 — protein: MPDTYEVKVRPEKVEAIAKIRDSLERAGAIVLTEYRGLTVGELAELRTKLAESEVEYRVVKNTLTARAAAEIGIEGLDGLLEGPTAVAFLYGDPVSGTKALTTFADDHPALVVKGGLLERRLMSKEETQALAKVDPLDVSLAKICGSLQSPLAAIAATLEAPLGRIVYVLEQLAARGE